CGGCTTGAAGCTTGGATACTTTACTTTTATTAGCAAGTTGCAAAATAATTTTATTCGTAAGGCGATCGCTTTCTTGCCATTGACCTAAACTGAGTAATTCTTGCAGTTGCCGTATTTGTGAATATGCCTGTGCATAGTTTTGAATATTGGAACTGGATTGAGGAGATATGCTACTAGAAGACAGATTTACTAAAGACTGTAGATCGTTCATTACTTCATTAGCGGAATGATAACGATTAGAAATCGCTCTTTCTAATAGGCGATCGAGGATATTTGCCAAATGACTGGAAAGAGAAGTTTGGAGATTGTCGCGCCAAATCCAGCGATCGCTCACATCATCATAGAGATCAAAAGGCGAAATCCCCGTTAATAAATGAATACAAGTCACACCTAAACTATACAAATCGCTTTGAGGTAAAGCCTTACCTCTCGCTTGTTCAGGAGCCACATATTCCGCACTCCCGATTAAAGTTCCTGTGCGATTGGCTGTATCTGTAGTAAAAGCTTTAGCTGCACCAAAATCAACTAATACTAAATTGCTTTGAGGAGAATTGGTGCTTGGTAATTGGGAATTAGATTTTTTCCTTTTTCCTTTTTCCTTTTTCCTTACAATATTGTCTGGTTTAATATCGCGATGAATGACTTGGCGATCGTGGATGAATTGGAGAACGGGCAGAATATCTTCTAGTAGTTGATAAATCTTGGCTTCGCTAAAGATGCCCTGACTCTGTAACTCGTTATAGAGATTTTCGCCGTCGATGAGTTCTTGTACTAAATATAGATATCCTTCTTCTTCAAAATAGGCGATTAATTCAGGAATTTGAGGATGTGAGCCTAGCACCTTTAGTTGAGCAGCTTCGCTTTCAAAGAGGGCGATCGCCTTTTTCATTAATTCAGGTTCTCGAAACTGCGGCAGAAATTGCTTAATCGCGCAGGGTTGCCCTAATCTCCCTAAATCCTTTGCCCGAAAAGTTCGCCCCATGCCTCCCTGTCCAATTAAGGCGATCGCTTCATATAATCCTTTAAGCTGCAAATTTTTACCGCAATTCATACAAAATCTCCCGACTTCGGGATTGTTCGGCTTCTGGCAACTAGGGTTGAGGCAGTAGGGCATATTTCTGACGATAGATTTACATTTGTTTACGTTAAATGTAAAGTTTAGTTAATTAATATTAAACTTCTGTAGGAGAGTAATTAATCATGGTCGTCACACCAATTAAGAATGCATCAAATGATAACGATAATTCTAAGACCACCAACAAAACTGTTGGTTTTAATGTAAATCCTACAGGGGCAGGCGTATTTGGTTTTAGTAACTTTGCCGAAACTTGGAATGGTCGCATGGCAATGATTGGCTTAGTTGCAGGTTTTACCAATGAAGTTTTGACTGGTAAAGGAATTCTTGCTCAAGTCGGCATTACAGGCGGCATTAGTGTTTTATTTGCTCTTTTCTTCACAGGTTTTACGGTTGCCACATTGCTTGGTTACTATGCAGTCAAAGCGACTAAGGACTCAGAATAACGATAT
This genomic stretch from Pseudanabaena galeata CCNP1313 harbors:
- a CDS encoding serine/threonine-protein kinase, which encodes MPYCLNPSCQKPNNPEVGRFCMNCGKNLQLKGLYEAIALIGQGGMGRTFRAKDLGRLGQPCAIKQFLPQFREPELMKKAIALFESEAAQLKVLGSHPQIPELIAYFEEEGYLYLVQELIDGENLYNELQSQGIFSEAKIYQLLEDILPVLQFIHDRQVIHRDIKPDNIVRKKEKGKRKKSNSQLPSTNSPQSNLVLVDFGAAKAFTTDTANRTGTLIGSAEYVAPEQARGKALPQSDLYSLGVTCIHLLTGISPFDLYDDVSDRWIWRDNLQTSLSSHLANILDRLLERAISNRYHSANEVMNDLQSLVNLSSSSISPQSSSNIQNYAQAYSQIRQLQELLSLGQWQESDRLTNKIILQLANKSKVSKLQADDIDNIACDIWIAIDQAWMEFSNNRFGWSTQNQIWKSLGGRLIYEENTYWEFANIYEKFSDRVGWRKPRWFNLKLVPKIWRKYENLTFAIAAPRGHLPSLFFWEGFNLVDAVLYRLEICRQTRENS
- a CDS encoding chlorophyll A-B binding protein, which translates into the protein MVVTPIKNASNDNDNSKTTNKTVGFNVNPTGAGVFGFSNFAETWNGRMAMIGLVAGFTNEVLTGKGILAQVGITGGISVLFALFFTGFTVATLLGYYAVKATKDSE